The Plasmodium brasilianum strain Bolivian I chromosome 14, whole genome shotgun sequence genome contains a region encoding:
- a CDS encoding LRR12 has protein sequence MNRSDSAHNIILHNTVICSSNPVLNKDNIADFVSIMNNRKEIEKEQNGNANNLNSVKEIQLNSINISNWGLFILIPCILRSRSLVRINLSNNNLTNVRDSAKILSKCLNYVPWLTSLNLSNNLIKCEGGIAIIE, from the exons ATGAATCGAAGCGATAGCGCAcacaatataatattacataacACAGTTATTTGTTCTTCTAACCCTGTACTAAATAAAGACAATATAGCAGATTTTGTTTCAATAATGAATAATCGAAAAGAAATAGAGAAAGAACAAAATGGGAAtgcaaataatttaaactCAGTTAAGGAGATACAACTGaatagtataaatattaGTAACTGGGGTTTGTTTATTCTCATCCCCTGCATTTTAAGGAGCAGAAGCCTCGTCAGGATAAATTTGTCAAACAATAATTTAACGAACGTTAGA gaTAGTGCTAAAATACTGTCAAAATGTTTGAATTATGTACCCTGGTTAACTTCCTTAAACCTGTCAAATAATCTGATAAAGTGTGAAGGCGGTATTGCAATTATTGAATAA
- a CDS encoding hypothetical protein (conserved Plasmodium protein), which translates to MKKPKEEQTTSDEDKYEKYSREKEEKAPNMIDAPSVISSNTDESVYFVNYRAVVVKTKQYYVTQNSYLLFGDVFKIYNLKGEIKKIHAFFPGDENNLADTLIMLKTTIVAVTTSKGEALRVADEIEMICKICHKKRKATKFSIEGFLRKVRCDTCRVKPRSLINKTNNGKKLNNLKSENVGDPPNGKKMNMPYENTGCTTNYTTGLSSNSNCANGCSGNCSGNCSGGCSGGCSGNCSGNCSGSCSNGRSGGCINGCISGCISSGGNGGSIGSMGSVGSVGSIGSIGSAASMVTVGGVSNVGAFNTSENGNINPNCGSSIGNNEVNMNKLRICTYNSKFNNVNSLLKSSCYIPNNTDICSTSNIPGVNNNSHSDPHDCKNGDEIISMIIELIKYISWMQKALIRTTKGNYVTDHSEVNIEKTSKVVHSAQLLCNKLLRQKTLVEQTNGNLNFSSLMHVYPNNNCKNSANSSGNNSGSKRGGNSGNNSCNNSGSNNSNNSGSNNSNNNGNTNGSNSGNTNGSNNASNSGNSRSSNSNNSSINNHPNNFCLKYSNLYEAKVNTINRSNSPVFNSSSSINVFNNIINQNSINVSNSGSGSRNASAGTSNHNNGGVASGSINVNNNSGSNGSSTGGSSRGSNNGSDSNSKGYNINGYNNSNGGDNTCGSNGNLDIESINHFNNMSSNILPYYSNTCQLNCLPSSSSSRNYNRINPFIKHQNNYLCRSNKNENFVNLATTKDSYYNDKQDTVFSTLSKQYNSNVNISFANINNSVSNFYRTVTKNYNLRDTILNFEK; encoded by the coding sequence ATGAAGAAGCCAAAAGAAGAGCAGACAACATCTGATGAAGATAAATACGAAAAGTACTCGAgggaaaaagaggaaaaggCGCCTAATATGATAGATGCCCCATCAGTAATATCATCTAATACAGATGAATctgtttattttgtaaattatagAGCTGTTGttgtaaaaacaaaacaatatTATGTAACTCAAAATTCGTATTTACTTTTTGGGgatgtatttaaaatatataatttgaaaggtgaaataaaaaaaattcatgcATTTTTTCCAGGGGATGAAAATAATCTTGCTGATACAttaattatgttaaaaaCGACAATAGTAGCAGTAACAACATCAAAAGGGGAAGCTCTAAGAGTTGCTGATGAGATAGAAATGATATGTAAAATTTGTcataagaaaagaaaagctACTAAGTTTTCGATTGAAGGTTTTTTAAGGAAAGTTCGATGTGATACATGTAGAGTTAAACCTAGaagtttaataaataaaacaaataatgggaaaaaattaaacaactTAAAGAGTGAAAATGTTGGAGACCCACCGAATGGAAAGAAAATGAACATGCCATATGAAAATACGGGTTGCACTACGAATTATACCACCGGACTAAGTAGTAATAGCAATTGCGCAAATGGTTGCAGTGGTAATTGCAGTGGTAATTGCAGTGGTGGTTGCAGTGGTGGTTGCAGTGGTAATTGCAGTGGTAATTGCAGTGGTAGTTGCAGTAATGGTCGTAGCGGTGGTTGCATCAATGGATGTATCAGTGGTTGCATCAGTAGTGGTGGAAACGGGGGAAGTATAGGTAGCATGGGAAGCGTTGGCAGTGTTGGAAGTATCGGCAGCATCGGAAGTGCCGCAAGTATGGTAACCGTTGGAGGTGTTTCCAATGTGGGTGCCTTCAACACTAGTGAAAATGGGAATATTAATCCAAATTGTGGTAGTAGTATAGGAAACAACGAAGTAAATATGAACAAGTTACGCATATGCACGTACAATTCTAAGTTCAATAATGTAAATTCTTTACTGAAAAGTAGTTGCTACATCCCAAACAACACCGATATATGTAGCACATCTAACATACCAGgtgttaataataacagcCATTCCGATCCACATGATTGCAAAAATGGAGATGAAATTATTTCTATGATTATTGAACTCATTAAATACATATCATGGATGCAAAAAGCATTAATAAGAACAACCAAAGGAAATTATGTAACAGACCATTCTGAAGTCAACATTGAAAAAACGTCAAAAGTTGTTCACTCAGCACAATTGTTATGTAACAAATTGTTAAGACAAAAGACCCTAGTAGAGCAAACCAACggaaatttaaatttttcttctctGATGCATGTCTACCCTAACAACAACTGCAAGAACAGTGCCAACAGTAGTGGCAACAACAGCGGCAGTAAGAGAGGCGGTAATAGCGGAAATAATAGCTGCAATAACAGCGGCAGTAACAATAGCAATAACAGCGGCAGTAACAATAGCAATAACAATGGCAATACCAATGGCAGTAACAGTGGCAATACCAATGGCAGTAACAATGCCAGTAACAGCGGCAATAGTAGAAGCAGTAACAGCAACAATAGTAGCATCAACAACCACCCGAATAACTTCTGCCTAAAGTACTCCAACTTGTATGAAGCAAAAGTGAACACAATTAATAGATCAAATAGCCCCGTCTTCAACAGTTCTAGTTCAATTAATGTGTTCAACAACATTATAAACCAGAATAGCATAAACGTTTCAAACAGTGGTAGCGGAAGCAGGAATGCGTCCGCCGGAACATCTAACCATAATAACGGCGGAGTTGCTAGCGGTAGTATTAATGTCAACAATAACAGTGGCAGTAATGGAAGCAGTACTGGTGGTAGTAGTAGGGGCAGTAACAATGGCAGTGATAGTAACAGTAAGGGGTATAATATCAACGGCTACAATAACAGCAATGGCGGTGATAACACATGCGGTAGTAATGGAAACTTAGATATAGAATCGATAAACCATTTCAACAATATGAGCTCAAATATTTTACCATACTACTCTAATACTTGTCAACTTAATTGTCTTCCGTCGTCGTCTTCATCAAGAAATTATAATAGAATTAATCCTTTCATTAAAcatcaaaataattatttgtgtcgaagtaataaaaatgaaaattttgttaacCTTGCAACAACAAAAGATAGCTATTATAATGATAAACAAGATACTGTATTCTCGACCTTATCAAAACAATATAACtcaaatgtaaatatatcctttgcaaatattaataattctgTTTCTAATTTTTATAGAACGGTAaccaaaaattataatttaagaGATACAATTTTGAATTTTGAAAAGTAA